In the Kitasatospora terrestris genome, one interval contains:
- a CDS encoding helix-turn-helix transcriptional regulator, whose protein sequence is MNTDWRLVRGRPGPALADAVLGYRAFDLTLDRVQRRLEVPVGAVTLVANLGRGTLRIGRPGESGDWSSADSFAVGPRTRAVIGEHNGVMRGIEVNLTSWFARTVLGVHLGELRDRQVELDQLLGRRWRHLEEQLAELPTSQARFTLLDRHLLRLRAAGPEPAPQLRAAWRHLLRGTTPTTVAALAHEVGWSPRSLELRFAEHIGLTPKSAARVTRLARTLRMLTAGHPLSTASTACGFYDQAHLNREFRALTGGTPREFLHHRRTPGRHLDRLPGWVTSALLP, encoded by the coding sequence ATGAACACCGACTGGCGGCTGGTCCGCGGCAGGCCCGGTCCGGCGCTCGCGGACGCGGTGCTCGGCTACCGGGCCTTCGACCTCACCCTCGACCGGGTGCAGCGACGCCTGGAGGTGCCCGTCGGCGCGGTCACCCTGGTCGCCAACCTCGGCCGGGGCACGCTGCGGATCGGCCGGCCCGGCGAGAGCGGCGACTGGAGCTCCGCCGACTCCTTCGCGGTCGGCCCGCGCACCCGCGCCGTGATCGGCGAGCACAACGGCGTGATGCGCGGCATCGAGGTCAACCTGACCTCCTGGTTCGCCCGCACCGTGCTCGGCGTCCACCTGGGCGAACTGCGCGACCGCCAGGTCGAACTGGACCAGCTGCTCGGCCGCAGGTGGCGGCACCTGGAGGAACAGCTCGCCGAACTCCCCACCAGCCAGGCCCGGTTCACCCTGCTCGACCGCCACCTGCTGCGCCTGCGCGCCGCCGGCCCGGAACCCGCCCCGCAACTGCGCGCCGCCTGGCGCCACCTGCTGCGCGGCACCACGCCGACCACCGTCGCCGCCCTCGCCCACGAGGTCGGCTGGAGCCCCCGCAGCCTGGAGCTGCGCTTCGCCGAACACATCGGCCTCACCCCGAAGTCGGCCGCCCGCGTCACCCGCCTCGCCCGCACCCTGCGGATGCTCACCGCCGGGCACCCGCTCAGCACCGCTTCCACCGCCTGCGGCTTCTACGACCAGGCCCACCTCAACCGCGAGTTCCGCGCCCTGACCGGCGGCACCCCGCGCGAGTTCCTGCACCACCGCCGCACCCCGGGCCGCCACCTCGACCGCCTCCCGGGCTGGGTCACCAGCGCCCTGCTCCCCTGA
- a CDS encoding NAD(P)/FAD-dependent oxidoreductase, protein MPSAPPAPAVPHVKVAVIGSGFGGLGAGVRLRRAGITDFVILERADAVGGTWRDNSYPGCACDVPSHLYSFSFAPNPDWPRSFSGQPHIRAYLEKVATDFGLRPHLRFNAEVTEARWDNATARWQITTAAGRWTAEALVSATGPLADPQIPALPGLDAFPGKVFHSSRWDHDYDLAGKRVAVVGTGASAIQIVPNIQPEVGKLTVFQRTPAWVLPRADRRIPAVERALHRALPFTRTLRRGILFGVRELQVDAFVRRPRLLAAVQQIAEWHIGRSVKDPALKTKLTPDYRIGCKRILISNDYYPALAAANTEVVAAGLREVRGSTLVATDGTEHEVDAIVFGTGFHVTDMPIGSRITGAAGRSLAEEWKDGMTALRGTTVHGFPNLFLVIGPNTGLGNSSMILMIESQLNYIIDALTRLDGLGAAALHPTPDAQRSWTEDVQRRMRTTVWETGGCTSWYQDAQGRNTTVWPGTTGHFRRATRRIDPAEYELVPHPAAVPAQAEARAQEVGA, encoded by the coding sequence ATGCCATCCGCACCCCCCGCGCCCGCGGTCCCGCACGTGAAGGTCGCCGTCATCGGCTCCGGCTTCGGCGGCCTCGGCGCCGGCGTCCGGCTGCGCCGGGCGGGCATCACCGACTTCGTGATCCTGGAGCGCGCCGACGCCGTCGGCGGCACCTGGCGCGACAACAGCTACCCCGGCTGCGCCTGCGACGTCCCCTCCCACCTGTACTCCTTCTCCTTCGCACCCAACCCCGACTGGCCGCGCAGCTTCTCCGGCCAGCCGCACATCCGCGCCTACCTGGAGAAGGTCGCCACCGACTTCGGCCTCCGCCCGCACCTGCGCTTCAACGCCGAGGTGACGGAAGCCCGTTGGGACAACGCCACGGCCCGCTGGCAGATCACCACCGCCGCCGGGCGGTGGACCGCGGAGGCGCTGGTCTCGGCGACCGGCCCGCTCGCCGACCCGCAGATCCCCGCCCTGCCCGGCCTCGACGCCTTCCCCGGCAAGGTCTTCCACTCCTCCCGCTGGGACCACGACTACGACCTCGCCGGCAAGCGGGTCGCCGTGGTCGGCACCGGCGCCTCGGCGATCCAGATCGTCCCCAACATCCAGCCGGAGGTCGGGAAGCTCACCGTCTTCCAGCGCACCCCCGCCTGGGTCCTGCCGCGCGCCGACCGGCGGATCCCGGCCGTCGAACGGGCCCTGCACCGGGCGCTGCCCTTCACCCGGACGCTGCGCCGCGGGATCCTGTTCGGCGTCCGCGAGCTCCAGGTCGACGCCTTCGTCCGCCGGCCCCGCCTGCTCGCCGCCGTCCAGCAGATCGCCGAGTGGCACATCGGACGGTCCGTCAAGGACCCTGCCCTGAAGACGAAGCTGACCCCGGACTACCGGATCGGCTGCAAGCGGATCCTGATCAGCAACGACTACTACCCGGCGCTCGCCGCCGCCAACACCGAGGTGGTCGCGGCCGGACTGCGCGAGGTGCGCGGCTCCACCCTGGTGGCCACCGACGGCACCGAGCACGAGGTCGACGCGATCGTCTTCGGCACCGGCTTCCACGTCACCGACATGCCGATCGGAAGCCGGATCACCGGCGCCGCCGGGCGCAGCCTCGCCGAGGAGTGGAAGGACGGCATGACGGCGCTGCGCGGCACCACCGTGCACGGCTTCCCCAACCTGTTCCTGGTGATCGGCCCCAACACCGGTCTCGGCAACAGCTCGATGATCCTCATGATCGAGTCCCAACTGAACTACATCATCGACGCGTTGACACGCCTGGACGGGCTCGGCGCGGCCGCCCTGCACCCCACGCCCGACGCCCAGCGCAGCTGGACCGAGGACGTCCAGCGCCGGATGCGCACCACCGTCTGGGAGACCGGCGGCTGCACCAGCTGGTACCAGGACGCCCAGGGCCGCAACACCACCGTCTGGCCCGGCACCACCGGCCACTTCCGCCGCGCCACCCGCCGGATCGACCCCGCCGAGTACGAGCTGGTGCCGCACCCCGCCGCGGTGCCCGCCCAGGCCGAGGCCCGAGCCCAGGAGGTCGGCGCATGA
- a CDS encoding alpha/beta hydrolase codes for MSTTQLRSAAGTRLHVETSGPQDAPTVVLVHGWACSTGFWAPVVQRLAQDHRVVAYDQRGHGRSEAAPSAAGCSTDALADDLVTVLGATVPAGQRAVIAGHSMGGMTLMAAADRPELREKAAALLLASTGSGNLAAEARVLPVPGRAARRAAHRALLTAALPLGPVNAASRALVKYAVMGPGAAPAEVEQCARIVHGTARVPRSHWGRVLAGLELDRNVPKLDVPTSVLYGTRDRMTPPPHAHRLHAALPRPERLVELPSIGHMSPVESPDAVAAEIRRLVADHLTAPHRPTAAAPTRPRSEQGRAAR; via the coding sequence ATGAGCACCACCCAGCTGCGCAGCGCCGCCGGGACGCGGCTGCACGTCGAGACTTCCGGACCGCAGGACGCGCCGACGGTCGTCCTGGTACACGGCTGGGCCTGCTCGACCGGGTTCTGGGCGCCGGTCGTCCAGCGGCTCGCCCAGGACCACCGCGTGGTCGCGTACGACCAGCGCGGCCACGGCCGCAGCGAGGCCGCGCCCAGCGCCGCCGGCTGCTCCACCGACGCCCTCGCCGACGACCTGGTGACCGTGCTCGGCGCCACCGTGCCGGCCGGACAGCGGGCCGTGATCGCCGGACACAGCATGGGCGGCATGACGCTGATGGCCGCCGCCGACCGGCCCGAACTGCGCGAGAAGGCCGCGGCCCTGCTGCTCGCCTCCACCGGCAGCGGCAACCTGGCCGCCGAGGCCCGCGTCCTGCCGGTGCCGGGCCGCGCCGCGCGGCGCGCCGCGCACCGGGCGCTGCTCACGGCCGCGCTGCCGCTCGGCCCGGTCAACGCCGCCAGCCGTGCCCTGGTCAAGTACGCGGTCATGGGTCCGGGCGCCGCGCCGGCTGAGGTCGAGCAGTGCGCGCGGATCGTGCACGGCACCGCCCGGGTGCCCCGCTCGCACTGGGGCCGGGTCCTGGCCGGCCTCGAACTCGACCGCAACGTACCGAAGTTGGACGTCCCCACCAGCGTGCTCTACGGCACCCGCGACCGGATGACCCCGCCCCCGCACGCCCACCGCCTGCACGCCGCGCTGCCGCGACCCGAGCGCCTGGTCGAACTCCCCTCGATCGGCCACATGTCGCCGGTGGAGAGCCCCGACGCCGTCGCCGCCGAGATCCGCCGCCTGGTGGCGGACCACCTCACCGCACCCCACCGTCCCACCGCCGCCGCCCCCACCCGGCCGCGGTCCGAGCAGGGGAGAGCCGCCCGATGA
- a CDS encoding SDR family oxidoreductase has product MTRTPPLSDQVAVVTGAARGVGALLAQRLAARGAKVALVGLEPDELATVARTCGPDATSWEADVTDLETLAAVADAIRAHYGRIDTVVANAGIALGGPLLDADHRMFSRVIEVNLLGSVATARAFLPALIDSGGYLLQVASLAALTPAPLMTAYCASKAGVESFAHALRAETGHKGVKVGVGYLSWTDTDMVRGADRDEVLREMRARLPWPANKTYPLEPAVERIVAGIARRSPHVYAQWWLRGMQAVRGAVPGVLGRLGPREVARLEPRLAATAADRLRPVGAGGAAGAGGSAVGAATDGSA; this is encoded by the coding sequence ATGACCCGCACCCCGCCGCTGTCCGACCAGGTCGCCGTCGTCACCGGAGCCGCCCGCGGCGTCGGCGCACTGCTCGCCCAGCGCCTCGCCGCCCGCGGCGCCAAGGTCGCCCTGGTCGGCCTGGAGCCGGACGAACTCGCCACCGTCGCCAGGACCTGCGGGCCCGACGCCACCAGCTGGGAGGCCGACGTCACCGACCTGGAGACGCTCGCCGCCGTCGCCGACGCGATCCGCGCGCACTACGGCCGGATCGACACCGTCGTGGCCAACGCCGGCATCGCCCTCGGCGGCCCGCTGCTGGACGCCGACCACCGGATGTTCAGCCGGGTGATCGAGGTCAACCTGCTCGGCTCCGTCGCCACCGCACGGGCCTTCCTGCCCGCCCTGATCGACAGCGGCGGCTACCTGCTGCAGGTCGCCTCGCTCGCCGCGCTCACCCCCGCCCCGCTGATGACCGCCTACTGCGCCTCCAAGGCCGGCGTCGAGTCGTTCGCCCACGCGCTGCGCGCCGAGACGGGCCACAAGGGCGTCAAGGTCGGCGTCGGGTACCTCAGTTGGACCGACACCGACATGGTCCGCGGCGCCGACCGGGACGAGGTGCTGCGCGAGATGCGGGCCCGGCTGCCGTGGCCCGCCAACAAGACCTACCCGCTGGAGCCGGCCGTCGAGCGGATCGTCGCCGGCATCGCGCGGCGCTCCCCGCACGTCTACGCCCAGTGGTGGCTGCGCGGCATGCAGGCCGTCCGCGGCGCGGTCCCCGGCGTGCTCGGGCGGCTCGGCCCGCGCGAGGTCGCGCGCCTCGAACCCCGGCTCGCCGCGACCGCCGCCGACCGGCTGCGGCCGGTCGGCGCGGGCGGAGCGGCCGGTGCGGGCGGCAGCGCCGTCGGCGCCGCGACGGACGGGAGCGCCTGA
- a CDS encoding geranyl diphosphate 2-C-methyltransferase, with protein MTMTDLSAAAIPGPATPYQGDIARYWDHEARPVNLRLGDVDGLYHHHYGIGEVDHASLGDPEDSEHEKKVVAELHRLESAQAEVLLDHLGPIGRDDTLLDAGCGRGGSSVMAHQRFGCKVEGVTLSAKQAEFGNRRARELGIDGSVRAQVCNMLDTPFEKGQMAASWNNESSMYVDLDDLFAEHSRLLRVGGRYVTITGCWNPKYGQPSKWVSQINAHFECNIHSRREYLRAMADNRLVPQAVIDLTPDTLPYWELRATSSLVTGIEEAFLESYKDGSFQYVLIAADRV; from the coding sequence ATGACCATGACCGACCTCTCCGCCGCTGCCATCCCCGGTCCGGCCACCCCGTACCAGGGCGACATCGCCCGGTACTGGGACCACGAGGCCCGGCCCGTCAACCTTCGCCTCGGCGACGTCGACGGTCTGTACCACCACCACTACGGCATCGGCGAGGTCGACCACGCGTCCCTCGGCGACCCGGAGGACAGCGAGCACGAGAAGAAGGTCGTCGCCGAGCTGCACCGACTGGAGTCCGCCCAGGCCGAGGTGCTGCTGGACCACCTGGGTCCGATCGGCCGCGACGACACCCTGCTGGACGCCGGCTGCGGCCGCGGCGGCTCCTCGGTGATGGCGCACCAGCGCTTCGGCTGCAAGGTCGAGGGTGTCACCCTCTCCGCCAAGCAGGCCGAGTTCGGCAACCGGCGGGCGCGCGAGCTGGGCATCGACGGCTCGGTCCGCGCGCAGGTCTGCAACATGCTGGACACCCCCTTCGAGAAGGGGCAGATGGCGGCGTCGTGGAACAACGAGTCGAGCATGTACGTCGACCTGGACGACCTGTTCGCCGAGCACTCCCGCCTGCTGCGGGTGGGCGGGCGCTACGTCACCATCACCGGCTGCTGGAACCCGAAGTACGGGCAGCCCTCGAAGTGGGTGTCGCAGATCAACGCGCACTTCGAGTGCAACATCCACTCCCGCCGCGAGTACCTGCGCGCGATGGCCGACAACCGCCTGGTGCCGCAGGCCGTCATCGACCTGACCCCGGACACCCTCCCGTACTGGGAGCTGCGGGCGACCTCCTCGCTGGTCACCGGCATCGAGGAGGCGTTCCTGGAGTCCTACAAGGACGGCTCGTTCCAGTACGTGCTGATCGCGGCCGACCGGGTCTGA